The proteins below come from a single Gordonia pseudamarae genomic window:
- a CDS encoding isocitrate/isopropylmalate dehydrogenase family protein: MAIVESSLGTASSDGGLQIGVMNGDGIGPEIVPAAVAVADAAAARAGIRIDWVELPFGARAIESHGTPIPDETLEALSGLDLWVLGPHDSAAYPAGFAADLTPGGVIRKRFDLFANLRPARALPGVAATAPGIDVLIARENSEGLYADRNMAVGSGEFMPTPDVALSVGVITRAATERIAAEAFRAARGRSGHVTIVHKANVLRLTTGLFRDVCREVAVRYPDVRVDDFHVDAMAAMLVRRPEQFDVVVTENLFGDILSDLAGELAGSLGIAASVNCSSSRAMAQAAHGAAPDIAGQGIANPVAIIGSTAMLLRWYADRTGRADVRAAADRIDTAVATTLAAGVCTRDLGGVATTAGFTERVLADIATS; the protein is encoded by the coding sequence ATGGCCATCGTTGAATCATCCTTGGGTACAGCGTCTTCCGACGGCGGTCTGCAGATCGGAGTGATGAACGGTGACGGCATCGGCCCGGAAATCGTGCCCGCGGCCGTCGCTGTCGCCGACGCGGCGGCCGCGCGCGCCGGAATCCGGATCGACTGGGTGGAACTGCCTTTCGGCGCCCGGGCCATCGAATCCCACGGCACGCCGATCCCGGACGAGACACTCGAGGCACTGTCCGGGCTCGACCTGTGGGTGCTCGGCCCGCATGACTCGGCCGCCTACCCGGCAGGTTTCGCCGCCGACCTCACCCCGGGCGGGGTGATCCGCAAGCGATTCGACCTGTTCGCCAACCTGCGTCCCGCACGGGCGCTGCCCGGCGTCGCCGCCACCGCCCCCGGCATCGACGTGCTGATCGCCCGGGAGAATTCCGAGGGTCTGTACGCCGACCGCAACATGGCCGTGGGCAGCGGCGAGTTCATGCCCACCCCCGACGTCGCGCTGTCGGTGGGGGTGATCACGCGGGCGGCGACCGAACGGATCGCCGCCGAGGCGTTCCGGGCAGCACGCGGCCGTTCGGGACATGTGACGATCGTGCACAAGGCCAACGTGCTGCGGCTGACCACCGGCCTGTTCCGTGATGTGTGTCGTGAGGTGGCCGTCCGGTACCCGGACGTGCGGGTCGACGACTTCCATGTCGACGCGATGGCCGCGATGCTGGTACGCCGGCCGGAGCAGTTCGATGTGGTGGTCACGGAGAATCTGTTCGGCGACATCCTGTCGGATCTGGCCGGTGAACTCGCCGGTTCACTGGGTATCGCGGCGTCGGTGAACTGTTCGTCGAGCCGGGCGATGGCGCAGGCGGCGCATGGGGCGGCCCCCGACATCGCCGGGCAGGGGATCGCCAACCCCGTAGCGATCATCGGGTCCACCGCGATGCTGCTGCGGTGGTACGCCGATCGCACCGGCCGGGCCGATGTGCGCGCGGCCGCCGACCGGATCGACACCGCGGTGGCGACGACGCTGGCGGCCGGGGTGTGCACCCGGGACCTCGGAGGGGTGGCGACGACCGCGGGATTCACCGAACGGGTGCTCGCCGACATCGCGACCTCGTAG
- a CDS encoding ABC transporter permease, translated as MSGAQPAPGDAGTADPGGELTDVIADTSALSFPERDAWTAEPTARALWHGAVIQARRILVKWSRDPVTLLQSLLFPALMVLLFWLVLDRSVSAHSGVSSAFGMVPMVALVGAMSGASISGLGLRREQSTGLLSKMWTLPAHRASAMLGRLIAESVRIVITVSAVLLMGTAVGFRIHSGPVGFVAIIAVALTFGLSFSMMVTALALLSRDSHIVEWTAVGTQLAMFFNTGFVPADAYPSWLRPIVEYQPMSCTIDTIRALATEGEVLRPLVLTLLWSAALLIVFTGPTLAGYRKASTLN; from the coding sequence GTGAGCGGCGCACAGCCGGCCCCCGGGGACGCCGGAACCGCCGACCCGGGCGGTGAGCTGACCGACGTCATCGCCGACACCTCGGCACTGAGCTTCCCCGAACGCGACGCCTGGACCGCCGAACCGACCGCGCGCGCACTGTGGCATGGTGCGGTGATCCAGGCTCGGCGCATCCTCGTCAAGTGGTCCCGCGACCCGGTCACACTCCTGCAGTCGTTGTTGTTTCCGGCGCTGATGGTGCTGCTGTTCTGGCTGGTGCTCGATCGTTCGGTCAGCGCGCACTCGGGCGTCTCCAGCGCGTTCGGGATGGTCCCGATGGTGGCGCTGGTCGGCGCGATGAGCGGGGCCTCGATCAGCGGTCTGGGTCTGCGCCGCGAACAGAGCACCGGCCTGCTCAGCAAAATGTGGACGCTCCCGGCACACCGGGCGTCGGCGATGCTTGGCCGACTGATCGCCGAATCGGTCCGCATCGTCATCACCGTGAGTGCCGTCCTGCTGATGGGTACCGCTGTCGGCTTCCGGATCCACAGCGGCCCCGTGGGATTCGTCGCGATCATCGCGGTGGCACTGACGTTCGGACTGTCGTTCTCGATGATGGTCACCGCACTGGCGTTGTTGAGCCGCGATTCGCACATCGTCGAATGGACAGCGGTGGGCACACAGCTGGCGATGTTCTTCAACACCGGATTCGTGCCCGCCGATGCCTACCCGTCATGGTTGCGGCCCATCGTCGAGTATCAGCCGATGAGCTGCACCATCGACACCATCCGTGCCCTGGCGACCGAGGGTGAGGTGCTGCGGCCACTGGTCCTGACGCTGCTGTGGTCGGCGGCGCTGCTGATCGTCTTCACCGGCCCCACACTGGCCGGGTACCGGAAGGCCTCAACCCTGAACTGA
- a CDS encoding ATP-binding cassette domain-containing protein, translated as MTVAVRPPEDAGEQPAVRVVGLTKSFGEVTALRDITFDVARGAILGILGPNGAGKSTLVSTLGTLITPDSGTAVIAGHDLLSDAAGVRASISMTGQYAALDETLGGRDNLIFFGRMQGLRRQSAQTRADYLLDRFGLVAAGRRPVDTYSGGMRRRLDIACGLVVKPEVVFLDEPTTGLDPRSRQAVWSLVAALRNDGITTLLTTQYLDEADQLADNIIVIDHGRIVAEGTAAELKEKVGGTYCEAVPADASGAPALRDLLVARFGTDHRCTVSDTGTVTLTAPDRVDTMGQVIDIAREARIELLDVGLRSPSLDDVFLTLTADPHTGGSR; from the coding sequence ATGACTGTCGCCGTCCGCCCTCCCGAGGACGCGGGGGAGCAACCCGCGGTGCGGGTCGTGGGTTTGACCAAGTCGTTCGGTGAGGTCACCGCACTGCGCGATATCACCTTCGACGTGGCCCGCGGTGCCATCCTGGGCATTCTCGGTCCCAATGGGGCGGGCAAGTCCACCCTCGTCTCGACGTTGGGCACGTTGATCACCCCGGATTCGGGTACCGCCGTCATCGCGGGTCACGATCTGCTCTCCGATGCCGCGGGGGTGCGGGCATCGATCTCGATGACCGGCCAGTACGCCGCGCTGGACGAGACCCTCGGCGGCCGCGACAACCTCATCTTCTTCGGCCGGATGCAGGGACTGCGCCGGCAGAGCGCGCAGACGCGCGCCGACTATCTGCTCGACAGGTTCGGACTGGTGGCCGCGGGCCGGCGGCCGGTGGACACCTACTCCGGCGGTATGCGCCGGCGCCTCGACATCGCCTGCGGTCTCGTCGTGAAACCCGAGGTCGTGTTTCTCGACGAACCCACGACCGGCCTCGATCCGCGCAGCCGTCAGGCGGTGTGGTCGCTCGTGGCGGCGCTGCGCAATGACGGCATCACCACCCTGCTGACCACCCAGTACCTCGACGAGGCCGACCAACTCGCCGACAACATCATCGTGATCGACCACGGCCGAATCGTCGCCGAGGGCACCGCCGCCGAGCTCAAGGAGAAGGTGGGCGGCACCTACTGCGAGGCCGTGCCGGCCGACGCGTCCGGCGCACCGGCTCTGCGCGATCTGCTGGTCGCCCGGTTCGGCACCGATCACCGGTGCACCGTCAGCGACACGGGCACGGTCACCCTCACCGCACCCGACCGCGTCGACACCATGGGACAGGTGATCGATATCGCACGCGAGGCCAGGATCGAACTGCTCGACGTGGGCCTGCGCAGCCCATCGCTGGACGACGTGTTCCTCACCCTGACCGCAGACCCGCACACCGGCGGTAGCCGGTGA
- a CDS encoding AMP-binding protein, protein MYEDHAGAGDVTAAQIWRAVAARRADEIAVRTPDESVTFCGALTVADRRAGLIAAAVPERSRPVAIDVESDVDSVLSVLAVLCSGHPVIVLDPFLPEARRERILALSGAHLLTADDLRAPLLQNDTAPPNDTASPNNTGHPEHTGHPEHTGHPEDTDHPDSTGIELPVDIGPDDPATLIFTSGSTGEPKGVVHAQRFWVNQATDGRVFLGLGPDDSAATLLPLSFGAGFDCVMMTLLNGARLLLWDVRRRGVDGLRDWLDEQQATTVHCTPSLLRSWLPDARADTSADQADPGAMRAVDSVRLLTTCGEPVHSGDVDRVRAHLMPGGVFCSWSGSSETGNLAFNRLPANRAHPPGVIAVGTPASDKHVRIVGEDGADLPAGSAGEVVIESAHIALGYHGAPELTAARFTDLGAGRRRYRTGDLGRLDDEGRLHLLGRKDDAVKIRGYLVEPIEVEVAIRALPWTADAVVTADRSAHTLVAHVAVDPDLWSPSPAEIRTEMSKTVPPWMIPRDVVVLAELPRNERGKVDRAALPPPPERVPEPVRGLTEADLANLWQEILALDVVGRNEDFVALGGDSLAAATMLRRVADRWLVEIATADFAAEPTIAALGALLDAASETRARTEGVGSITRLRSGTGRPLFIAAGAGSPAAGLLPLVRELAGDYPVYGLQAHGLERRGRADRSIRAAARRAVRDILAVEPAGPYRLCGYSYGGFVMLEAATILAGRGAECESVVLLDPIFEPELLARVTGGAVDPAATAPEREALPDRTGTGEADREPPGPRERVSILWNRALMSALVATAGLVRLPTAVQWTVFWDLGRQQIKRHRPAVYPGSAVVVMADANSGDAATWDRLVAGGPIVVRVSGDHHSMLRPPLVRETAKVLAEAVATGHEGARGEDTQGEDSV, encoded by the coding sequence ATGTACGAAGATCATGCTGGCGCAGGAGATGTCACCGCGGCGCAGATCTGGCGGGCGGTGGCCGCCCGGCGCGCGGACGAGATCGCGGTGCGCACACCGGACGAATCGGTGACCTTCTGCGGTGCGCTGACCGTCGCCGACAGACGAGCGGGTCTGATCGCGGCGGCGGTACCCGAGAGATCCCGGCCGGTCGCGATCGATGTCGAGTCCGATGTGGATTCGGTGTTGTCCGTGCTCGCCGTCCTCTGTTCGGGACATCCGGTGATCGTCCTAGATCCGTTCCTGCCCGAGGCCCGGCGTGAGCGCATCCTCGCGCTGTCGGGCGCCCACCTGCTCACCGCCGACGACCTGCGTGCCCCGCTACTCCAGAACGACACAGCACCCCCGAACGACACAGCATCCCCGAACAACACAGGTCACCCGGAACACACAGGTCACCCGGAACACACAGGTCACCCGGAAGACACAGATCACCCGGACAGCACCGGGATCGAACTACCGGTGGACATCGGGCCCGATGACCCCGCCACGCTCATCTTCACCTCCGGTTCCACCGGCGAACCCAAAGGTGTCGTCCACGCGCAGCGCTTCTGGGTCAATCAGGCCACCGACGGCCGCGTGTTCCTGGGTCTGGGACCCGACGACAGCGCGGCGACACTGCTGCCGCTGAGCTTCGGCGCCGGATTCGACTGCGTGATGATGACCTTGCTGAACGGGGCGCGGCTGCTGTTGTGGGACGTGCGCCGGCGAGGTGTCGACGGTCTGCGCGACTGGCTCGACGAGCAACAGGCCACCACGGTGCACTGCACCCCCTCGCTGCTGCGGTCCTGGCTGCCCGACGCCCGCGCGGACACATCCGCGGACCAGGCCGATCCGGGCGCGATGCGCGCCGTCGACTCCGTGCGGTTGCTGACGACCTGTGGTGAACCGGTGCACAGCGGCGACGTCGACCGAGTACGCGCCCATCTCATGCCCGGCGGCGTGTTCTGCAGTTGGTCGGGGTCCTCGGAGACCGGAAATCTGGCGTTCAACCGTTTGCCCGCGAACCGCGCCCATCCTCCGGGTGTCATCGCGGTGGGCACCCCCGCTTCGGACAAGCATGTGCGGATCGTCGGCGAGGACGGCGCTGATCTGCCCGCCGGGTCCGCGGGGGAGGTGGTCATCGAATCGGCTCACATCGCCCTCGGCTACCACGGCGCACCCGAACTCACCGCCGCCCGGTTCACCGACCTCGGTGCCGGACGACGGCGCTACCGAACCGGTGACCTGGGCAGGTTAGACGACGAGGGGCGGCTGCATCTGCTCGGCCGTAAGGACGACGCGGTCAAGATCCGGGGCTATCTCGTCGAGCCGATCGAGGTGGAGGTGGCCATCCGGGCACTGCCGTGGACGGCGGATGCGGTGGTGACCGCCGACCGCTCGGCACACACGCTCGTCGCCCACGTGGCCGTCGATCCCGACCTGTGGTCGCCGTCGCCGGCCGAGATTCGTACCGAAATGTCGAAGACGGTGCCGCCCTGGATGATTCCCCGCGATGTGGTGGTGCTGGCCGAACTGCCGCGCAACGAACGAGGCAAGGTCGACAGGGCCGCACTGCCGCCGCCGCCCGAGCGTGTGCCTGAGCCGGTGCGCGGGCTGACCGAGGCCGATCTGGCCAACCTGTGGCAGGAGATCCTGGCCCTCGACGTGGTCGGCCGCAACGAGGATTTCGTGGCCCTCGGCGGTGACTCGCTGGCGGCGGCCACTATGCTGCGGCGGGTCGCCGATCGCTGGCTGGTCGAGATCGCCACCGCGGATTTCGCCGCCGAACCGACGATCGCGGCACTGGGCGCGCTCCTGGACGCCGCCAGCGAGACCCGCGCCCGCACCGAAGGCGTCGGATCGATCACCCGCCTGCGTTCGGGCACGGGACGTCCGCTGTTCATCGCGGCGGGTGCGGGCAGTCCGGCGGCCGGGCTGCTGCCGCTGGTTCGTGAGCTCGCCGGGGACTATCCGGTGTACGGGCTGCAGGCGCACGGACTCGAGCGCCGAGGCCGGGCCGACCGGTCCATCCGGGCCGCGGCCCGGCGGGCGGTGCGCGACATCCTGGCCGTGGAGCCCGCCGGACCCTATCGGCTGTGCGGCTATTCCTATGGCGGCTTCGTCATGCTTGAGGCGGCCACGATCCTTGCCGGGCGCGGCGCCGAGTGTGAATCAGTGGTACTGCTGGACCCGATCTTCGAACCCGAACTCCTCGCACGGGTGACCGGCGGGGCGGTCGATCCGGCCGCTACGGCCCCGGAGCGGGAGGCGCTGCCGGACCGCACCGGTACGGGCGAGGCCGACCGCGAGCCGCCGGGACCGCGTGAACGGGTGTCGATCCTGTGGAACCGGGCGCTCATGAGTGCGCTGGTGGCCACCGCTGGTCTCGTGCGCCTGCCGACGGCCGTGCAGTGGACGGTGTTCTGGGACCTGGGCAGGCAGCAGATCAAGCGTCACAGGCCCGCCGTGTACCCGGGTTCTGCGGTGGTGGTGATGGCCGACGCCAACTCCGGTGACGCCGCCACCTGGGACCGGCTGGTGGCCGGTGGGCCGATCGTGGTGCGGGTATCGGGAGACCATCATTCGATGCTGCGCCCGCCATTGGTGCGCGAAACCGCGAAGGTACTCGCCGAGGCCGTCGCGACCGGACACGAGGGTGCCCGGGGAGAGGACACACAGGGGGAGGACTCGGTATGA
- a CDS encoding ABC transporter permease produces the protein MIVRSTATAVSGERLGWPDRADPSAWENSGPFWRQLRAMTARALRSAWSQGEFLVAIIMPLVFALGFYLPLRLIMAGQGIDYAQFIMPIIVLQAVAFTAVAAAQRATLDKMRGMTRRLAAMPVHPLVPLSARMSTSAIRAVVSIAAALTFGTLLGFSFNGDALDTIMFIAFSMLVGLVLAIGADCLGMTAKNAESTSQLLVLPQLVLGLVSTGFAPESGFPEWARPFARNQPVSHFSSTMRELADGVPTLHTAVPALIWLGALGAVFVVWSHHIQTRRRTYL, from the coding sequence GTGATCGTCCGCTCCACGGCCACCGCGGTCAGCGGTGAACGCTTGGGTTGGCCCGACCGGGCCGACCCAAGCGCCTGGGAAAACAGCGGGCCGTTCTGGCGGCAGTTGCGTGCCATGACCGCCCGGGCGCTGCGCTCGGCATGGTCGCAGGGCGAGTTCCTCGTCGCGATCATCATGCCGCTGGTGTTCGCCCTGGGCTTCTACCTGCCGCTGCGGCTGATCATGGCCGGCCAGGGTATCGACTACGCGCAGTTCATCATGCCGATCATCGTCCTGCAGGCCGTCGCATTCACCGCTGTCGCGGCCGCGCAGCGGGCCACCCTCGACAAGATGCGGGGTATGACGCGGCGGCTGGCGGCAATGCCGGTGCACCCGCTGGTCCCCCTGTCCGCCCGCATGAGCACCTCGGCGATCCGCGCGGTGGTGTCCATCGCCGCCGCCCTGACCTTCGGGACGCTACTCGGATTCTCGTTCAACGGCGACGCGCTCGACACGATCATGTTCATCGCCTTCAGCATGCTCGTGGGACTGGTGCTGGCTATCGGGGCCGACTGCCTGGGAATGACCGCCAAGAACGCCGAATCCACCTCCCAGCTGCTGGTGCTGCCACAGCTGGTACTCGGGCTCGTGTCCACCGGTTTCGCCCCCGAATCCGGGTTCCCCGAGTGGGCCCGGCCGTTCGCCCGCAACCAGCCGGTGTCCCATTTCTCCTCCACCATGCGTGAACTGGCCGACGGAGTGCCCACCCTGCATACGGCCGTACCCGCCCTGATCTGGCTGGGCGCGCTCGGCGCCGTGTTCGTCGTGTGGTCCCACCACATCCAGACCCGCCGACGGACCTACCTGTGA
- a CDS encoding glycosyltransferase, with protein MSVVIPVHNGVDVIDEQLAALAAQTYRHPFEVVVADNGSTDGLRAHLDDHPLAGRLRLRRVDASGIAGASYARNIGVDAADGDFIAFCDGDDRVYPQWLDELTAVAAYSDAVGGAVEIHSLNSSAVQSWRQMLPPEVPYEIPGFLRVSPTCNLGVWKDSFGKVGGFDISYNRGGEDADLAIRVQLAGGVLGHAPKALVAYRLRETLRGIWDQSVMCGEGDVRLYADYRHYGMPRRKWYATVDVVLYVIIRNPLLPTVLTRVPTGRWLFQAGNLLGRIKGSIAHRCYYV; from the coding sequence GTGTCGGTGGTGATCCCGGTGCACAACGGTGTCGATGTGATCGATGAACAGTTGGCGGCACTCGCTGCGCAGACCTACCGACACCCCTTCGAGGTGGTCGTCGCAGACAACGGTTCGACCGACGGGCTGCGCGCTCATCTCGACGATCACCCGCTGGCCGGCAGGTTGCGGCTGCGCCGGGTGGATGCCTCGGGCATCGCCGGTGCGTCGTACGCGCGCAATATCGGGGTGGACGCGGCCGACGGGGACTTCATCGCCTTCTGCGACGGTGACGACCGCGTCTACCCGCAGTGGCTCGACGAGTTGACCGCTGTCGCCGCGTACAGCGATGCGGTCGGGGGAGCGGTTGAGATCCATTCGCTCAATTCGTCGGCGGTGCAGAGCTGGCGGCAGATGCTGCCGCCGGAGGTGCCGTACGAGATCCCCGGGTTCCTGCGGGTCTCGCCCACCTGCAATCTGGGGGTCTGGAAGGACAGCTTCGGTAAGGTCGGCGGTTTCGACATCTCCTACAACCGCGGCGGTGAGGATGCCGATCTGGCGATCCGGGTGCAGCTGGCCGGCGGCGTGCTGGGTCACGCGCCCAAGGCGCTGGTCGCCTATCGTCTGCGCGAGACCCTGCGCGGTATCTGGGATCAGTCGGTGATGTGCGGAGAAGGTGATGTGCGGCTGTACGCGGACTACCGGCACTACGGGATGCCGCGGCGCAAATGGTATGCCACGGTCGACGTGGTGCTGTACGTGATCATCCGCAACCCGCTGCTGCCGACGGTCCTCACACGGGTGCCCACCGGCCGTTGGCTCTTTCAGGCGGGCAACCTGCTGGGCCGGATCAAGGGCAGCATCGCGCACCGCTGCTACTACGTGTGA
- a CDS encoding alpha/beta hydrolase, with protein sequence MLLPVVRSTARAVRRPTAVLAGVLTALLTLSVFVSSPATADPRSDAAPRNHAVPGSDDGRLHSLTHIGDNLWQATAYSAAMDAEIPLSIIRPAGTPAGAPTFYLLNGAGGGEDGANWLAQTDILKLFADKRVNVVIPQKGIGTYYTDWIRRDPVIGQPMWQTFLTRELPRAVNTSLRTNGVNAIGGMSMSATSVLNLAIAAPALYQGVAAYSGCARTSTLDGYSAVRGTVYMANKANTDNMWGPFGSPLWTKYDPYVNAHKLRGLSLYLSSGTGTAGRYDKPGLQAPGAPSLGEQVVVGGLLEAAAHNCTSAMAARLRQLGIPATVHLSDSGTHSWRYWQDELHRSWPTVAAALRR encoded by the coding sequence ATGCTGTTGCCTGTAGTGCGGTCCACCGCACGTGCCGTCCGTCGGCCGACCGCGGTCCTGGCCGGAGTGCTCACCGCTCTGCTCACCCTGTCGGTGTTCGTCTCCTCACCCGCCACGGCCGACCCCCGCAGCGACGCCGCACCCCGAAACCATGCCGTGCCCGGAAGCGATGACGGACGGCTGCACTCGCTCACCCACATCGGCGACAACCTGTGGCAGGCCACCGCGTATTCGGCGGCGATGGACGCCGAGATTCCGCTGAGTATCATCCGGCCGGCGGGCACCCCCGCCGGTGCGCCCACGTTTTATCTGCTCAACGGTGCCGGCGGCGGCGAGGACGGGGCCAACTGGCTGGCCCAGACCGACATCCTGAAGCTCTTCGCCGACAAGCGGGTCAACGTGGTCATCCCGCAGAAGGGCATCGGCACCTACTACACCGACTGGATCCGCCGAGACCCGGTGATCGGGCAGCCGATGTGGCAGACATTCCTGACCCGGGAACTGCCGCGCGCGGTCAACACCTCCCTGCGCACCAACGGCGTCAATGCCATCGGCGGCATGTCGATGTCGGCCACTTCCGTGCTGAATCTGGCGATCGCCGCGCCCGCGCTGTATCAGGGTGTGGCCGCCTACAGCGGTTGCGCGCGCACCAGCACCCTCGACGGATACTCGGCGGTACGCGGCACCGTGTACATGGCCAACAAGGCCAACACCGACAACATGTGGGGGCCGTTCGGATCACCGCTGTGGACGAAGTACGACCCGTATGTCAACGCGCACAAGCTACGTGGCCTGTCGCTGTACCTGTCCAGTGGCACGGGGACGGCCGGGCGGTACGACAAGCCGGGTTTGCAGGCGCCGGGTGCGCCCTCGCTCGGCGAACAGGTGGTGGTCGGCGGCTTACTGGAGGCGGCGGCGCACAACTGCACCTCGGCGATGGCCGCCAGACTCAGGCAGTTGGGGATTCCGGCGACCGTCCATCTCTCGGACAGCGGCACCCACTCGTGGCGTTACTGGCAGGACGAATTGCACCGGTCGTGGCCCACTGTCGCCGCGGCTCTGCGTCGCTGA
- a CDS encoding glycosyltransferase: MSRTVIAVVTAFEPSTEIIDVIDRVIGQVDSVIVVDDGSPSLLAGADDRVRTILDTLAGRGATVIESPENSGIAHALNAGVRRALDRGADAVLTLDQDTLIESDYIEKVLAHLALADSLAVRPAMASPSLINDDVAPFWFAERGLTLAFEPIQSGLVITRETFDEVGLFEDELFIDCVETEFYLRARAHGAHALIVPGTRIAHKLGKSVVWTPPRLLRPLLRGPGSTPAPLEFSVDAPFRHYYIARNRLVLYRRYWRTEPLWCVVSVAKDMLSRGRAMLIGDARRSRIYLSLSGVWAALGGQTGRVPERTLRRAARL; this comes from the coding sequence ATGAGCAGAACGGTGATCGCGGTGGTCACCGCGTTCGAACCGAGCACGGAGATCATCGACGTGATCGACCGTGTGATCGGGCAGGTCGACTCGGTGATCGTCGTCGACGACGGATCGCCGTCGCTGCTCGCCGGCGCCGACGATCGGGTCCGCACCATCCTCGACACCCTCGCCGGCCGGGGCGCGACGGTCATCGAGAGTCCGGAGAACAGCGGCATCGCACACGCGCTGAACGCGGGTGTGCGCCGAGCGCTCGATCGCGGTGCCGATGCGGTGCTGACCCTCGACCAGGACACGTTGATCGAATCGGACTACATCGAGAAGGTGCTCGCGCATCTCGCGCTCGCCGACTCGCTCGCGGTGCGGCCGGCGATGGCCTCGCCGAGCCTGATCAACGACGACGTGGCGCCGTTCTGGTTCGCGGAGCGGGGTTTGACACTGGCATTCGAACCGATCCAGTCCGGACTCGTCATCACCCGCGAAACCTTTGACGAGGTAGGACTTTTCGAGGATGAGCTGTTTATCGACTGCGTCGAGACCGAGTTCTATCTGCGGGCGCGGGCGCACGGTGCGCACGCGCTGATCGTGCCGGGCACGCGGATAGCGCACAAGCTCGGAAAGTCGGTGGTGTGGACGCCGCCCCGGTTGCTGCGACCGCTGTTGCGCGGGCCCGGCAGCACACCGGCGCCGTTGGAGTTCTCGGTGGATGCGCCGTTCCGGCACTACTACATCGCCCGGAACCGCCTGGTCCTGTATCGCCGCTACTGGCGCACCGAACCATTGTGGTGTGTGGTGTCGGTGGCAAAGGACATGCTCAGCCGCGGTCGGGCGATGCTGATCGGTGATGCCCGACGGTCCCGGATCTATCTGTCGCTGTCCGGGGTGTGGGCCGCGCTGGGCGGGCAGACGGGCCGGGTTCCCGAGCGCACGCTGCGGCGGGCGGCGCGTCTGTGA